One window of the Pseudomonas sihuiensis genome contains the following:
- the rpoC gene encoding DNA-directed RNA polymerase subunit beta', with amino-acid sequence MKDLLNLLKNQGQIEEFDAIRIGLASPEMIRSWSFGEVKKPETINYRTFKPERDGLFCAKIFGPVKDYECLCGKYKRLKHRGVICEKCGVEVALAKVRRERMAHIELASPVAHIWFLKSLPSRIGLLMDMTLRDIERVLYFESYVVIDPGMTTLEKGQLLNDEQYFEALEEFGDDFDARMGAEAVRELLHAIDLDHEIGRLREEIPQTNSETKIKKLSKRLKLMEAFKDSGNLPEWMVLTVLPVLPPDLRPLVPLDGGRFATSDLNDLYRRVINRNNRLKRLLDLSAPDIIVRNEKRMLQEAVDALLDNGRRGRAITGSNKRPLKSLADMIKGKQGRFRQNLLGKRVDYSGRSVITVGPTLRLHQCGLPKKMALELFKPFIFGKLEMRGLATTIKAAKKMVERELPEVWDVLAEVIREHPVLLNRAPTLHRLGIQAFEPVLIEGKAIQLHPLVCAAYNADFDGDQMAVHVPLTLEAQLEARALMMSTNNILSPANGEPIIVPSQDVVLGLYYMTREAVNAKGEGRVFADLQEVDRVFRAGEASLHARVKVRINETIKEKDGSITKNTRIVDTTVGRALLFQIVPAGLSYDVVNQSMKKKAISKLINQCYRTVGLKDTVIFADQLMYTGFAYSTISGVSIGVNDFVIPDEKARIIDAATEEVKEIESQYASGLVTQGEKYNKVIDLWSKANDEVSKAMMANLSKEPVVDREGKTVEQESFNSMYMMADSGARGSAAQIRQLAGMRGLMAKPDGSIIETPITANFREGLSVLQYFISTHGARKGLADTALKTANSGYLTRRLVDVAQDLVVTEIDCGTEHGLLMTPHIEGGDVVEPLGERVLGRVIAKDVFKPGTEDVIVPAGTLIDEQWVEFIELNSVDEVVVRSPITCETRFGICAKCYGRDLARGHQVNIGEAVGVIAAQSIGEPGTQLTMRTFHIGGAASRTSAADSVQVKNGGAIRLHNLKHVERVDGNLVAVSRSGELAVADEFGRERERYKLPYGAVISVKEGDKVDAGAIVAKWDPHTHPIVTEMKGTVTFVGMEEGITIKRQTDELTGLTNIEVLDPKDRPAAGKDIRPAIKMVDANGKELLLPGTDVPAQYFLPANALVGVADGAQIAVGDVIARIPQETSKTRDITGGLPRVADLFEARRPKEASILAEISGTISFGKETKGKRRLVITPTDGSDPYEELIPKWRHLNVFEGEQVNRGEVISDGPSDPHDILRLLGVSALAKYIVNEIQDVYRLQGVKINDKHIETILRQMLRKVEVSESGDSSFIKGDQMELTQVLGENERLAEEDKFVAKYTRVLLGITKASLSTESFISAASFQETTRVLTEAAVTGKRDYLRGLKENVVVGRLIPAGTGLAYHSERKRKRDADKPVRVSASEVEAALTEALNSSGN; translated from the coding sequence TTGAAAGACCTACTGAATTTGCTGAAAAACCAGGGTCAGATCGAAGAGTTCGACGCCATCCGTATCGGATTGGCCTCGCCTGAGATGATCCGTTCGTGGTCGTTCGGTGAAGTTAAAAAGCCGGAAACCATCAACTACCGTACCTTCAAGCCAGAGCGCGACGGCCTGTTCTGCGCCAAGATCTTTGGCCCGGTCAAGGACTACGAGTGCCTGTGCGGCAAGTACAAGCGCCTCAAGCACCGCGGTGTGATCTGCGAGAAGTGCGGCGTTGAAGTGGCCCTGGCCAAGGTTCGTCGTGAGCGCATGGCGCACATCGAACTGGCCTCGCCGGTCGCCCACATCTGGTTCCTGAAGTCGCTGCCGTCGCGTATCGGCCTGCTGATGGACATGACCCTGCGTGATATCGAGCGCGTGCTCTATTTCGAGAGCTACGTCGTGATCGACCCGGGCATGACTACCCTCGAGAAGGGTCAGCTGCTGAACGACGAACAGTACTTCGAAGCCCTCGAAGAGTTCGGTGATGACTTCGACGCGCGCATGGGCGCCGAGGCCGTGCGCGAGCTGCTGCACGCCATCGACCTGGATCACGAGATCGGCCGCCTGCGCGAAGAAATTCCGCAGACCAACTCCGAGACCAAGATCAAGAAGCTGTCCAAGCGCCTGAAGCTGATGGAAGCCTTCAAGGACTCCGGCAACCTGCCGGAGTGGATGGTGCTGACCGTTCTGCCGGTTCTGCCGCCGGATCTGCGCCCGCTCGTTCCGCTGGATGGTGGCCGTTTCGCCACTTCCGACCTGAACGATCTGTACCGCCGCGTGATCAACCGTAACAATCGTCTGAAGCGCCTGCTCGATCTGTCCGCGCCGGACATCATCGTGCGCAACGAAAAGCGCATGCTGCAGGAAGCGGTCGACGCCCTGCTCGACAACGGCCGTCGCGGTCGCGCCATCACTGGCTCGAACAAGCGTCCGCTGAAGTCGCTGGCCGACATGATCAAAGGTAAGCAAGGTCGCTTCCGTCAGAACCTGCTCGGTAAGCGCGTGGACTACTCCGGTCGTTCCGTGATCACCGTGGGCCCGACCCTGCGTCTGCACCAGTGCGGTCTGCCGAAGAAGATGGCTCTCGAGCTGTTCAAGCCGTTCATTTTCGGCAAGCTGGAAATGCGTGGTCTGGCGACCACCATCAAGGCCGCCAAGAAGATGGTCGAGCGCGAGCTGCCGGAAGTGTGGGACGTTCTCGCTGAAGTGATCCGCGAACACCCCGTCCTGCTCAACCGTGCGCCGACCCTTCACCGCCTGGGCATCCAGGCGTTCGAACCGGTACTGATCGAAGGTAAAGCGATTCAGCTGCACCCGCTGGTCTGCGCCGCGTACAACGCCGACTTCGACGGTGACCAGATGGCCGTTCACGTGCCGCTGACCCTGGAAGCCCAGCTCGAAGCGCGCGCGCTGATGATGTCGACCAACAACATCCTGTCGCCCGCCAACGGTGAGCCGATCATCGTGCCGTCGCAGGACGTGGTACTGGGTCTGTACTACATGACCCGTGAAGCGGTGAACGCCAAGGGTGAAGGTCGCGTCTTCGCCGACCTGCAGGAAGTCGACCGCGTGTTCCGCGCCGGCGAAGCGTCCCTGCACGCCCGCGTGAAAGTGCGTATCAACGAAACCATCAAAGAGAAAGATGGTTCGATCACCAAGAACACCCGCATCGTCGACACCACCGTCGGCCGCGCGCTGCTGTTCCAGATCGTACCGGCCGGCCTGTCTTACGACGTGGTCAACCAGTCGATGAAGAAGAAGGCGATCTCCAAGCTGATCAACCAGTGCTACCGCACCGTTGGTCTGAAGGACACCGTGATCTTCGCTGACCAGCTGATGTACACCGGTTTCGCTTACTCGACCATCTCCGGTGTGTCGATCGGCGTGAACGACTTCGTCATCCCGGACGAGAAGGCGCGCATCATCGACGCCGCCACCGAGGAAGTGAAGGAAATCGAATCGCAGTACGCCTCCGGCCTGGTTACCCAGGGCGAGAAGTACAACAAGGTGATCGACCTCTGGTCGAAGGCCAACGATGAAGTCTCCAAGGCGATGATGGCCAACCTCTCGAAAGAGCCGGTTGTCGATCGCGAAGGCAAGACCGTCGAGCAGGAGTCCTTCAACTCCATGTACATGATGGCGGACTCCGGTGCTCGTGGTAGCGCCGCCCAGATCCGTCAGCTGGCCGGTATGCGTGGTCTGATGGCCAAGCCGGACGGCTCCATCATCGAAACGCCGATCACCGCGAACTTCCGCGAAGGTCTGTCGGTTCTGCAGTACTTCATCTCCACTCACGGTGCTCGTAAAGGTCTGGCGGATACCGCACTGAAGACCGCGAACTCCGGTTACCTGACTCGTCGTCTGGTCGACGTGGCGCAGGATCTGGTGGTGACCGAGATCGATTGCGGTACCGAGCACGGTCTGCTGATGACGCCGCACATCGAAGGCGGCGACGTGGTCGAGCCGCTGGGTGAGCGCGTACTGGGTCGAGTAATCGCCAAGGACGTGTTCAAGCCAGGCACCGAGGACGTCATCGTTCCGGCCGGCACCCTGATCGACGAGCAGTGGGTCGAGTTCATCGAGCTGAACAGCGTCGACGAAGTGGTCGTGCGTTCGCCGATCACCTGCGAAACCCGCTTCGGCATCTGCGCCAAGTGCTACGGCCGCGATCTGGCTCGTGGTCACCAGGTCAACATCGGTGAAGCTGTCGGCGTTATCGCTGCGCAGTCCATCGGTGAGCCGGGTACCCAGCTGACCATGCGTACGTTCCACATCGGTGGTGCTGCAAGCCGTACTTCGGCTGCCGACAGCGTCCAGGTGAAGAACGGTGGTGCGATCCGTCTGCACAACCTCAAGCACGTCGAGCGCGTGGACGGCAATCTGGTAGCGGTTTCCCGCTCCGGCGAGCTGGCTGTGGCTGACGAGTTCGGTCGTGAGCGTGAGCGCTACAAGCTGCCGTACGGTGCCGTGATTTCCGTGAAGGAAGGCGACAAGGTCGACGCTGGCGCCATCGTCGCCAAGTGGGACCCGCACACCCACCCGATCGTGACCGAAATGAAGGGTACCGTGACCTTCGTCGGCATGGAGGAGGGCATCACCATCAAGCGCCAGACCGACGAACTGACCGGTCTGACCAACATCGAGGTTCTCGATCCGAAGGATCGTCCGGCTGCTGGCAAGGACATTCGTCCGGCCATCAAGATGGTCGACGCCAACGGCAAGGAACTGCTGCTGCCGGGTACCGACGTTCCCGCTCAGTACTTCCTGCCAGCCAACGCCCTGGTCGGCGTGGCTGACGGTGCGCAGATTGCGGTCGGTGACGTTATCGCCCGTATCCCGCAAGAGACCTCGAAAACTCGCGACATCACCGGTGGTCTGCCGCGCGTTGCCGACCTGTTCGAAGCCCGTCGTCCGAAGGAAGCTTCGATCCTGGCGGAAATCAGCGGCACCATTTCGTTCGGTAAAGAGACCAAGGGCAAGCGCCGTCTGGTCATCACCCCGACCGATGGTAGCGATCCGTACGAGGAGCTGATTCCGAAGTGGCGTCACCTGAACGTCTTCGAAGGCGAGCAAGTGAACCGCGGCGAAGTTATCTCCGACGGCCCGAGCGATCCGCACGACATCCTGCGTCTGCTGGGTGTGAGCGCGCTGGCCAAGTACATCGTCAACGAGATCCAGGACGTTTACCGTCTGCAGGGCGTGAAGATCAACGACAAGCACATCGAGACCATCCTGCGTCAGATGCTGCGTAAGGTCGAAGTCAGCGAGTCCGGCGATTCGTCCTTCATCAAGGGCGATCAAATGGAGCTCACCCAGGTTCTGGGCGAGAACGAGCGTCTGGCCGAAGAGGACAAATTCGTCGCCAAGTACACCCGCGTACTGCTGGGTATCACCAAGGCGTCGCTGTCCACCGAGTCGTTCATCTCGGCAGCGTCCTTCCAGGAAACCACTCGCGTCCTCACCGAGGCAGCGGTTACTGGCAAGCGCGACTACCTGCGTGGTCTGAAAGAGAACGTGGTCGTGGGTCGCCTGATCCCGGCCGGTACCGGTCTGGCCTATCACAGCGAGCGCAAGCGCAAGCGTGATGCCGACAAGCCGGTGCGTGTCAGCGCTAGTGAGGTGGAAGCCGCACTGACCGAAGCGCTGAACTCCAGCGGAAATTGA
- the rpoB gene encoding DNA-directed RNA polymerase subunit beta yields MAYSYTEKKRIRKDFSKLPDVMDVPYLLAIQLDSYREFLQQGVSKEQFRDIGLHAAFKSVFPIISYSGNAALEYVGYRLGEPAFDVKECVLRGVTFAVPLRVKVRLIIFDKESSNKAIKDIKEQEVYMGEIPLMTENGTFVINGTERVIVSQLHRSPGVFFDHDRGKTHSSGKLLYSARIIPYRGSWLDFEFDPKDAVFVRIDRRRKLPASVLLRALGYSTEEVLDAFYDTNVFHVKGESLSLELVPQRLRGEIAVLDIKDGSGKVIVEQGRRITARHINQLDKAGIKELEVPLDYVIGRTTAKAIVHPATGEIIAECNTELTADLLVKMAKAQVVRFETLYTNDIDCGPFISDTLKIDSTTNQLEALVEIYRMMRPGEPPTKDAAETLFNNLFFSAERYDLSAVGRMKFNRRIGRTEIEGSGVLSKEDIVAVLKTLVDIRNGKGIVDDIDHLGNRRVRCVGEMAENQFRVGLVRVERAVKERLSMAESEGLMPQDLINAKPVAAAVKEFFGSSQLSQFMDQNNPLSEITHKRRVSALGPGGLTRERAGFEVRDVHPTHYGRVCPIETPEGPNIGLINSLAAYARTNQYGFLESPYRVVKEGKVTDEIVFLSAIEEADHVIAQASATLNDKGQLIDELVAVRHLNEFTVKAPEDVTLMDVSPKQVVSVAASLIPFLEHDDANRALMGSNMQRQAVPTLRADKPLVGTGMERNVARDSGVCVVARRGGVIDSVDASRIVVRVNDDEVETGEAGVDIYNLTKYTRSNQNTCINQRPLVSKGDKVARSDIMADGPSTDMGELALGQNMRVAFMPWNGFNFEDSICLSERVVQEDRFTTIHIQELTCVARDTKLGPEEISSDIPNVGEAALNKLDEAGIVYVGAEVGPGDILVGKVTPKGETQLTPEEKLLRAIFGEKASDVKDTSLRVPTGTKGTVIDVQVFTRDGVERDSRALSIEKMQLDEIRKDLNEEFRIVEGATFERLRSALVGAIAEGGAGLKKGTAITDEFLDGLERGQWFKLRMADDALNEQLEKAQAYISDRRQMLDDKFEDKKRKLQQGDDLAPGVLKIVKVYLAIRRRIQPGDKMAGRHGNKGVVSVIMPVEDMPHDANGTPVDIVLNPLGVPSRMNVGQILETHLGLAAKGLGEKINRMLEEQRKIAELRKFLAEIYNEIGGRQENLDEFSDTEILELAKNLKGGVPMATAVFDGAKETEIKAMLKLADLPESGQMRLFDGRTGNQFERPTTVGYMYMLKLNHLVDDKMHARSTGSYSLVTQQPLGGKAQFGGQRFGEMEVWALEAYGAAYTLQEMLTVKSDDVNGRTKMYKNIVDGDHRMEPGMPESFNVLIKEIRSLGIDIDLETE; encoded by the coding sequence ATGGCTTACTCATACACTGAGAAAAAACGTATCCGCAAGGACTTTAGCAAGTTGCCGGATGTCATGGATGTGCCTTACCTCCTGGCCATCCAGCTGGATTCGTACCGCGAATTCCTGCAGCAAGGGGTGAGCAAGGAACAGTTCCGCGACATCGGCCTGCATGCGGCCTTCAAATCGGTATTCCCGATCATCAGCTACTCCGGCAACGCCGCCCTGGAGTACGTCGGCTATCGCCTGGGCGAGCCGGCGTTCGACGTCAAGGAGTGCGTCCTGCGTGGCGTGACCTTCGCCGTGCCGCTGCGCGTGAAAGTGCGCCTGATCATTTTCGACAAAGAATCGTCGAACAAAGCGATCAAGGACATCAAAGAGCAGGAAGTGTACATGGGCGAGATTCCGCTCATGACCGAGAACGGTACCTTCGTCATCAACGGTACCGAGCGTGTGATCGTGTCCCAGCTGCACCGTTCGCCGGGTGTGTTCTTCGACCACGACCGTGGCAAGACCCACAGCTCGGGCAAGCTGCTGTACTCCGCTCGCATCATTCCTTACCGCGGCTCCTGGCTGGACTTCGAGTTCGATCCGAAGGACGCGGTATTCGTGCGTATCGACCGTCGCCGCAAACTGCCGGCTTCCGTCCTGCTGCGCGCACTGGGCTACAGCACTGAAGAAGTACTGGATGCCTTCTATGACACCAACGTCTTCCATGTGAAGGGCGAGAGCCTGAGCCTGGAGCTGGTTCCGCAGCGTCTGCGCGGCGAAATCGCCGTTCTCGACATCAAGGACGGCAGCGGCAAGGTGATCGTGGAGCAGGGCCGTCGTATCACGGCTCGCCACATCAACCAGCTGGACAAGGCTGGCATCAAAGAGCTGGAAGTTCCGCTCGACTACGTCATTGGCCGTACCACTGCCAAGGCGATCGTGCACCCGGCTACCGGCGAAATCATCGCCGAGTGCAACACCGAGCTGACTGCCGACCTGCTGGTCAAGATGGCCAAGGCGCAGGTGGTTCGCTTCGAGACTCTGTACACCAACGACATCGACTGCGGTCCGTTCATCAGCGACACGCTGAAGATCGACAGCACTACCAATCAGTTGGAAGCGCTGGTCGAGATCTACCGCATGATGCGTCCCGGCGAGCCGCCAACCAAGGATGCTGCCGAGACCCTGTTCAACAACCTGTTCTTCAGCGCCGAGCGTTACGACCTGTCTGCCGTTGGCCGCATGAAGTTCAACCGTCGTATCGGTCGTACCGAGATCGAAGGTTCGGGCGTGCTGAGCAAGGAAGATATCGTTGCCGTATTGAAGACCCTGGTCGACATCCGTAACGGCAAGGGCATCGTCGACGACATCGACCACCTGGGTAACCGTCGTGTACGTTGCGTCGGCGAAATGGCCGAGAACCAGTTCCGCGTTGGCCTGGTGCGTGTAGAGCGCGCGGTCAAGGAACGTCTGTCGATGGCCGAAAGCGAAGGCCTGATGCCGCAAGACCTGATCAACGCCAAGCCGGTTGCGGCGGCGGTGAAGGAGTTCTTCGGTTCCAGCCAGCTCTCGCAGTTCATGGACCAGAACAACCCGCTGTCCGAGATCACCCACAAGCGCCGCGTTTCCGCACTCGGCCCAGGTGGTCTGACTCGTGAGCGTGCAGGCTTCGAAGTCCGCGACGTACACCCGACTCACTATGGTCGCGTGTGCCCGATCGAAACGCCGGAAGGTCCGAACATCGGTCTGATCAACTCGCTGGCTGCCTACGCCCGCACCAACCAGTACGGCTTCCTGGAAAGCCCGTACCGCGTGGTCAAGGAAGGCAAGGTCACCGACGAGATCGTGTTCCTGTCCGCCATCGAAGAGGCCGACCATGTTATCGCCCAGGCGTCTGCGACCCTGAACGACAAGGGTCAGCTGATCGACGAACTGGTAGCCGTACGTCACCTCAACGAATTCACCGTCAAGGCGCCGGAAGACGTGACCCTGATGGACGTGTCGCCGAAGCAGGTCGTTTCCGTCGCTGCCTCGCTGATTCCGTTCCTCGAGCACGACGACGCCAACCGCGCCCTCATGGGTTCGAACATGCAGCGTCAGGCTGTACCGACTCTGCGTGCCGACAAGCCGCTGGTAGGTACCGGTATGGAGCGCAACGTCGCCCGTGACTCCGGCGTCTGCGTCGTGGCCCGTCGTGGTGGTGTGATCGACTCCGTCGACGCCAGCCGTATCGTGGTTCGTGTCAACGATGACGAAGTCGAAACTGGCGAAGCCGGTGTCGACATCTACAACCTGACCAAATACACCCGCTCCAACCAGAACACCTGCATCAACCAGCGTCCGCTGGTGAGCAAAGGTGACAAGGTGGCGCGTAGCGACATCATGGCTGACGGCCCGTCCACCGATATGGGTGAACTGGCGCTGGGTCAGAACATGCGCGTGGCGTTCATGCCGTGGAACGGCTTCAACTTCGAAGACTCCATCTGCCTGTCTGAGCGCGTGGTTCAGGAAGACCGCTTCACCACGATCCACATTCAGGAACTGACCTGTGTGGCGCGTGACACCAAGCTCGGCCCAGAGGAAATCTCCTCTGACATCCCGAACGTGGGTGAAGCTGCTCTGAACAAGCTGGACGAAGCCGGTATCGTCTACGTCGGCGCCGAAGTCGGCCCGGGCGACATCCTGGTCGGTAAGGTCACCCCGAAAGGCGAGACCCAGCTGACTCCGGAAGAGAAGCTGCTGCGTGCGATCTTCGGTGAGAAGGCCTCTGACGTTAAGGACACCTCCCTGCGCGTGCCGACTGGCACCAAGGGTACCGTCATCGACGTGCAGGTCTTCACCCGTGATGGCGTGGAGCGCGACTCGCGCGCCCTGTCCATCGAGAAGATGCAGCTGGACGAGATCCGCAAGGACCTGAACGAAGAGTTCCGCATCGTCGAAGGCGCGACCTTCGAGCGTCTGCGTTCCGCTCTGGTTGGCGCTATCGCCGAAGGCGGCGCTGGTCTGAAGAAAGGTACCGCGATCACCGACGAGTTCCTCGACGGTCTTGAGCGTGGCCAGTGGTTCAAACTGCGCATGGCCGACGACGCCCTGAACGAGCAGCTGGAGAAGGCTCAGGCCTACATCTCCGACCGCCGTCAGATGCTCGACGACAAGTTCGAAGACAAGAAGCGCAAGCTGCAGCAGGGCGATGACCTGGCGCCGGGCGTACTGAAGATTGTCAAGGTTTACCTGGCCATCCGCCGTCGCATCCAGCCGGGTGACAAGATGGCTGGTCGTCACGGTAACAAGGGTGTGGTCTCGGTGATCATGCCGGTCGAAGATATGCCGCATGACGCCAACGGTACTCCGGTTGACATCGTACTGAACCCGCTGGGCGTTCCGTCGCGTATGAACGTCGGTCAGATTCTCGAAACCCACCTGGGCCTCGCGGCCAAGGGCCTGGGCGAGAAGATCAACCGCATGCTCGAAGAGCAGCGCAAGATCGCCGAACTGCGCAAGTTCCTCGCTGAGATCTACAACGAGATCGGTGGCCGTCAGGAAAACCTCGACGAGTTCTCCGATACCGAGATCCTCGAGCTGGCGAAGAACCTCAAAGGCGGTGTACCGATGGCGACTGCCGTGTTCGACGGCGCCAAGGAAACCGAGATCAAGGCCATGCTGAAGCTGGCTGATCTGCCGGAGAGCGGCCAGATGCGCCTGTTCGACGGTCGTACCGGTAACCAGTTCGAGCGTCCGACTACCGTCGGCTACATGTACATGCTCAAACTGAACCACCTGGTGGACGACAAGATGCACGCCCGTTCCACTGGTTCCTACAGCCTGGTTACCCAGCAGCCGCTGGGTGGTAAGGCGCAGTTCGGTGGTCAGCGTTTCGGGGAGATGGAGGTCTGGGCACTGGAAGCCTATGGCGCCGCCTACACCCTGCAGGAAATGCTGACCGTGAAGTCGGACGACGTGAACGGCCGTACCAAGATGTACAAGAACATCGTGGATGGCGATCACCGTATGGAGCCGGGCATGCCCGAGTCCTTCAACGTACTGATCAAAGAGATCCGTTCGCTCGGCATCGATATCGATCTGGAAACCGAATAA
- the rplK gene encoding 50S ribosomal protein L11 — protein MAKKIQAYIKLQVKAGQANPSPPVGPALGQHGVNIMEFCKAFNAKTQGMEPGLPTPVIITVYSDRSFTFETKSTPASVLLKKAAGLTSGSARPNTVKVGTVTRAQLEEIAKTKQADLTAADLDAAVRTIAGSARSMGLNVEGV, from the coding sequence ATGGCTAAGAAGATTCAGGCTTATATCAAGCTGCAGGTTAAAGCCGGTCAGGCAAACCCGTCGCCACCCGTCGGCCCCGCTCTGGGTCAGCACGGCGTGAACATCATGGAATTCTGCAAGGCGTTCAACGCCAAGACTCAGGGCATGGAACCCGGTCTGCCGACTCCTGTGATCATCACCGTTTACAGCGACCGCAGCTTCACCTTTGAAACCAAGAGCACCCCGGCATCGGTACTGCTGAAGAAGGCCGCCGGCCTGACCAGCGGTTCCGCTCGTCCGAACACCGTCAAAGTAGGCACCGTTACCCGTGCTCAGCTGGAAGAGATCGCCAAGACCAAGCAGGCTGATCTGACTGCCGCTGACCTGGATGCGGCCGTGCGCACCATCGCCGGCTCCGCTCGTAGCATGGGCCTGAACGTGGAGGGTGTGTAA
- the rplL gene encoding 50S ribosomal protein L7/L12 — protein sequence MSLTNEQIIEAIGQKSVMEIVELIKAMEETFGVTAAAAVAAGPAAAAAAVEEQTEFNVVLAEAGDKKVNVIKAVRELTGLGLKEAKEKVDTAPQVIAEGLTKEAAEDAKKKLEEAGAKVELK from the coding sequence ATGTCTCTGACTAACGAGCAAATCATCGAAGCTATCGGCCAGAAATCCGTTATGGAAATCGTTGAGCTGATCAAAGCGATGGAAGAAACCTTCGGCGTTACCGCTGCTGCCGCTGTTGCCGCCGGCCCGGCTGCTGCCGCTGCTGCTGTCGAAGAGCAGACCGAGTTCAACGTTGTCCTGGCTGAAGCCGGCGACAAGAAAGTGAACGTGATCAAGGCTGTTCGCGAGCTGACCGGTCTGGGCCTGAAAGAAGCCAAGGAGAAGGTTGACACCGCTCCTCAGGTCATCGCTGAAGGTCTGACCAAAGAAGCTGCTGAAGACGCCAAGAAGAAGCTGGAAGAAGCTGGCGCCAAGGTCGAGCTCAAGTAA
- the nusG gene encoding transcription termination/antitermination protein NusG has protein sequence MAKRWYVVHAYSGYEKHVMRSLIERVKLAGMEDDFGEILVPTEEVVEMRNGQKRKSERKFFPGYVLVQMEMNEATWHLIKDTPRVMGFIGGTADKPAPITEKEAEAILRRVADSGDKPKPKTLFEPGEMVRVVDGPFADFGGVVEEVNYEKSRIQVAVTIFGRSTPVELEFSQVEKA, from the coding sequence GTGGCTAAGCGTTGGTACGTCGTGCATGCCTACTCGGGTTACGAGAAGCATGTGATGCGCTCGCTCATCGAGCGCGTGAAACTGGCTGGTATGGAAGATGACTTTGGCGAGATTCTCGTTCCCACTGAAGAGGTGGTCGAGATGCGCAATGGTCAGAAGCGCAAGAGTGAGCGCAAGTTCTTCCCTGGCTATGTTTTGGTGCAGATGGAAATGAACGAGGCGACTTGGCACTTGATCAAGGATACGCCGCGCGTCATGGGCTTCATTGGTGGTACGGCCGACAAACCGGCGCCGATCACCGAGAAAGAAGCCGAAGCCATTCTGCGTCGTGTTGCCGATAGTGGTGACAAGCCCAAGCCGAAGACGCTGTTCGAGCCGGGCGAGATGGTACGAGTTGTCGATGGCCCGTTCGCCGATTTCGGTGGTGTGGTCGAAGAAGTGAATTACGAGAAGAGCCGCATCCAGGTTGCTGTGACCATTTTCGGTCGCTCCACCCCGGTCGAGCTGGAGTTCAGTCAGGTCGAGAAGGCATAA
- the rplJ gene encoding 50S ribosomal protein L10, whose amino-acid sequence MAIKLEDKKAIVAEVNEAAKAGLSAVVADARGVTVGAMTGLRKEAREAGVYVKVVRNTLLKRAVEGTQFDVLNDVFKGPTLIAFSNEHPGAAARLFKEFAKGQDKFEIKAAAFEGKYLAANQIDVLASLPTRDEGIAQLMSVIQGATSKLARTLAAIRDQKEAAAA is encoded by the coding sequence GTGGCAATTAAACTCGAAGACAAGAAGGCCATCGTCGCTGAAGTCAACGAGGCTGCCAAAGCCGGTCTGTCCGCTGTCGTGGCTGATGCCCGTGGCGTGACCGTCGGCGCAATGACCGGACTCCGTAAAGAGGCCCGCGAAGCTGGTGTGTACGTGAAAGTCGTGCGTAACACCCTGCTCAAGCGCGCCGTTGAAGGCACTCAGTTTGACGTGCTCAACGACGTGTTCAAAGGCCCGACCCTGATCGCATTCTCCAACGAACACCCGGGCGCTGCTGCTCGTCTGTTCAAGGAGTTCGCCAAGGGTCAGGACAAGTTCGAGATCAAGGCAGCTGCGTTCGAGGGCAAGTACCTCGCAGCAAACCAGATCGACGTACTGGCAAGTCTGCCGACCCGCGACGAGGGCATCGCCCAGCTGATGAGCGTTATTCAAGGCGCCACCAGCAAACTCGCTCGCACTCTGGCAGCCATTCGCGACCAGAAAGAAGCTGCTGCTGCCTAA
- the rplA gene encoding 50S ribosomal protein L1 has product MAKLTKRQKAIAAKVEAGKAYTFEEAAGLLAELSAVKFTESFDVAVNLGVDPRKSDQVVRGATVLPNGTGKTVRVAVFTQGPGAEAALAAGADKVGMDDLAAEMKAGDLNYDVVIASPDAMRVVGQLGQVLGPRGLMPNPKVGTVTPDVATAVKNAKAGQVRFRTDKNGIIHTSVGKVGFEAAALKQNVEALLSDLKRLKPSTSKGIYVKRVTLSTTMGPGLIIDQASLDA; this is encoded by the coding sequence ATGGCTAAGTTGACCAAGCGCCAAAAGGCCATCGCGGCCAAGGTTGAAGCCGGCAAGGCATACACCTTTGAAGAAGCTGCCGGCCTGCTGGCCGAGCTGTCTGCCGTCAAGTTCACCGAGTCCTTCGACGTCGCCGTGAACCTGGGTGTAGATCCGCGTAAATCCGACCAGGTTGTACGTGGCGCCACCGTTCTGCCGAACGGCACTGGCAAGACCGTACGCGTTGCCGTGTTCACCCAGGGTCCGGGCGCTGAAGCTGCTCTGGCTGCCGGTGCTGACAAGGTTGGTATGGACGACCTGGCTGCCGAAATGAAGGCAGGCGATCTGAACTACGACGTGGTCATCGCTTCTCCGGACGCCATGCGCGTCGTTGGCCAGCTGGGCCAGGTACTGGGCCCGCGCGGTCTGATGCCGAACCCGAAAGTCGGCACCGTTACTCCGGACGTCGCTACCGCTGTCAAGAACGCCAAGGCTGGTCAGGTGCGTTTCCGTACCGACAAGAACGGCATCATCCACACCTCCGTTGGCAAGGTCGGCTTCGAAGCCGCTGCGCTGAAGCAGAACGTGGAAGCCCTGCTGTCCGACCTGAAGCGTCTGAAGCCGTCGACCTCGAAAGGTATCTACGTCAAGCGCGTGACCCTGAGCACCACCATGGGTCCGGGTCTGATCATCGATCAGGCTTCGCTCGACGCGTAA